GTTCTGGATGTGAAATTGGAGTATTTCAATACGAGCTCTTCCAAGTGCATTCTGGATGTTTTCAAGAAATTGGAGAACATCAAGAAGAGCGGGAACAATGTCACCGTCAACTGGTTCTACGAAGCAGATGATGAGGATATGTTAGAAGCCGGTGAGGACTACGATGCCATCATCGATATCCCATTCCAAATGAAAGAGGTGGAGGGGTTCTGACCCACTCCACTTTCCTTACTCTTCGATTCCTACTTCTTTCTGTACCTCAGGCTGAAATACCATCGCCTGAGGACAATGAAGATGTCTGTGTACAGGGTGAATGTGAGAAACAGGGTCATCATCCAGATAACGATCACATTGGCCCAGAAGGTATCTGTG
The sequence above is a segment of the Flavobacteriales bacterium genome. Coding sequences within it:
- a CDS encoding DUF1987 domain-containing protein gives rise to the protein MEDINIEGSPKTPEVQFSSTDGKFLLSGRSIPENSVEFYSSILNWLDQYAESPQSDTVLDVKLEYFNTSSSKCILDVFKKLENIKKSGNNVTVNWFYEADDEDMLEAGEDYDAIIDIPFQMKEVEGF